DNA sequence from the Paracoccus sp. MBLB3053 genome:
TTGAACACTTCGACGGTCTTTTCCTCGCTGCTGGCGATGAAGTCCTTCAACTCGTCGCCGGTCAGCAGCTTGCCGCTTTGCGAGGTCTTGGTCAGGTATTCCTGCCATTCGCTCGACTCGAACACCGCCTTCAGCGCGTCTTCGTAGAAGGCGACGGCCTCGGGCGGCGCATCGGCCGGCAGCCAGACCGTGCGCGGCATCTGGTAGCTTTCGATATCAAGCCCCTGTTCCTTGCAGGTGGGGATGTCGTGCCAGCCCATATTGTCATGGATCGGCTCGCTCTTGGCCATGCGCTCGGGGGCGAAGACGCAAAGCGGACGCACAGCGCCAGCCTGCCATTGGCCGATATTCTCGTTGGGGTTGTTGACGTTCGCCGCGACATGGCCGCCGGCCAATTGCACGCCGACCTCGCCGCCGCCATTGAAGGGCACATATTTGAAATCGGCCCCGGTCTGCTGTTCGATAAGCGCGACCAGCGTCTCGTCCGTATCCTTGGACTGGCTGCCACCAAAGGGGATCTTGCCCGGCTCGGCCTTGGCCGCCTCGATCAGGTCGGTCACGGTCTTGTAGGGCGCATCCGCCTTGACCCAGACCAGGAACTCGTCCATCGCCAGCGCCGCGACCGGCTGCAGATCCTCGACCGAATAGGCGAGCTTGGCGACATGCGGCAGAAGATAGACGTTGTTCGTCCCGAAGATCACCTTGTTCGGATCGGCCTTGTTCTGCTTGCCGTAAAGAAAGGCCTCGGCCCCCGAGCCGCCGCCCTTGTTCAGCACGACGATGGGCTGGTCGATCAGATCGTTTCGGGTGATGACCGACTGGATCGTCCGCGCGAAATTGTCGGTGCCGCCACCCGCCCCCGAGGCGACCACGAATTCAAGGGGCCGTTCCGGGCTCCAATCCGCCCAGGCCGGGACGGACAGCAGCATGAGCGACGCGACACCCGCGCCGATTGCCTTCTTCGTCATCTGTTTTCCTCCACTGTTTCGGCCACGCCTCCACGCGGCCGCTTTCTCCGGGCCTCCTCGCCCGGAAATCCTAGCTCCCCACCAGGGCGGTCGCCCAATCCGGGGCAAGCGTGACGGCGCCGTTGCGCCGGGGGTTCAACCTGGCCAGATCGACGCCCAGCCGGGCGGCGGCGCGCGTCGCGCCCAGATCCGCCCTGCCCTGCCCGGCAATGTCATAGGCCGTGCCATGGGCCGGGGTCACGATCGGAAAGTCGTAGCCCGCGATCAGCGTCACGCCGCGATCGAAGCCCAGAAGCTTGATCGCGATCTGGCCCTGGTCGTGATACATCGTCAGCACCGCGTCGAACTCTCCGCGGATCGCGCGGACGAAGACCGTGTCGGACGGGATCGGGCCCTTGACGTCGAACCCTTCGGCCGCGCCCTGCGCGACGGCGGGGGCAATGATATCCTCGTCCTCGTCCCCGAAATTGCGGCCGTCCCCGGCATGGGGGTTCAGCGCCGCCACCCCGATCCGGGCGCCGGGCTTGCCGGCCGCCGCCATCACCTCGGCGGTCAGCCGGATGCTCGACAGGATGCGCTCGACGCTCAGCCGGTCGGCAACGGCGCGCAGCGGCACATGCGAGGTGACGCGGGCGTTCCAGACCTCTTCCAGCACGTTGAACTCGCGCCCGCTGCGCTCGGCTTCCAGCACGGCGTCGATAAAGCCGATCTCATCGACATATTCGGGCCGGGCGAGCCGCATCGAGTGCTTGTTGAAGGGTGTGAACATCACCGCATCGACCAGGCCCGCCTTGCCCAGCCGCAGCGCGGCCGCGAAATTCTGCAGCGAGGCCCTGCCCGCCGCCGGGTTCGACTGCCCAAGCGTGATCTCGTCACGGGCGCAATTGGCCAGATCGACCAGCACATGCCGTGCCCCCTCGACCCGGCCGATCTCGTCCTGCGAGATGACCTTCAGATCCAGCTCGACACCCCCGTGTTCCATGCCCATGCGCAGCACGTTCTCGGCGCCGATCGCGATCACCTCGTGATCGACGAGATCAGGATGGGCCATCAGCTTCGCGGCCAGTTCAGGCCCCACGCCACCTGCATCTCCCAGCGCCAGTGCAATCCGCATCTTCGAATCTCCCCCTCGTCCCATACTGAATTTTGTATACAGTATTTGGTATCGCGTCTACTTGGATTTTGCGCTAAAGATGAATGGCCGCTTGGAGACACGGAAATGGATCTATCGAATGAAACGGTGGGCGCGCTGCGCGTCGACAAGGCCACGCTGCACGATCAGGTGGTTGCACGGATTCGCGACCTGATCGTCGAAGGGGCCCTGACGCCCGGCTCGCGGATCGACGAAGCGGCTCTGATCGAACAGCTGGGCGTCTCGCGCACCCCCTTCCGCGAGGCGCTGCGCACATTGGCGGCCGAGGGCCTGGTCGAGATCCGCCCGACCCGTGGCAGCCTCGTGCGCAAGCTCACCCCGGACGAGGTCTTCTCGATGCTCGAGGTTCTGGCCCGGCTGGAACAGCTCGCCGCCGAACTGGCCTGCAAGCGCGCGACCGACGCGCAGATCGACCGGATGATGGCGATCCATGCGCAGATGCTCGACTATTACGAAAAGCGCGAGCGGATGCCCTATTTCAAGCTCAACCAGGAATTCCACCGCGGCATCGTCAGCCTTTCGGACAATCCGGTGCTGGTCGAAATCCACGGCAATCTGCATGCGCGGCTGAAGCGGATTCGCTTCGTCGGCAACCGGGGCCCCGATTTCTGGGCCGACGCGGTCTCCGAGCACGAGGAAATGGCCGATGCGCTCCGCGCGCGGGACGGGGCCAGGCTGGGTGAAATCGCGGCGCGGCACCTTCTGAACACCTGGACCAGGGTCAAGGACGCCGTCACCTGACACCTCGCGCGGCTTGCGTGGCACGCAGCCCGCGGGCAGGATGTGCGGCATGCGGATATTGCTTTCCTACCTGCTGCTCTTCCGGGCGATCATCCAGGCCTGCCGGACCCCACGGGTTCAGGCGCTCGGCCTGATCTGCATGCTGATTGCCCTGCTTCAGGCGCTCGTCTTCAGCCTGATCGAGGGATGGGGCCTCGTGGACGCCTTCTACTTCGCTGTCGTCAGCATGGCGACCGTCGGTTACGGCGATCTTGCGCCGGAAACCCGCCTTGGCAAGCTCCTCGCCATCGGCTTCCTGATGATCGGCATCGGGGTTTTCGTGCTGACCGTCTCGTCGATCGCGCAGGTCATCCTGAAACATCTCGAAGAGGGCGAGGCGCGGAACGACCTGATCCGCCGCCGTTCCGGCCGAAAATGACCCGCGCGCGCTCAGCCCTCGTCCAGCCCGGCAAGCAGGCCGGGCGACATTTCCTCCCAGAAGACGGCGATGCGGGCACTGGCCAGGGGCGACATCCAGCCATGCTTCTCGAAATCCTCGCGCAGCCGCGGGTCTGACAGCTGCGCCAGGAACAGCCGCTTGTCGGCATCGCGCTGCGTCGGCGTGCGCGCCTTGACGACCTCGAGGATGCGTCGCAACCGCTCGGCCCTGCCATTGGGCAGAATCGCTGGCGGGGCCGTCTCCTCGGGCGCGCCGAAATTCCCCTCCAGCGCCGCCGTCAGGTATCCGACCTTGCTTTTGACATTGGCCCGCGTCTCGACATAGTCGAGCTTCTCCTGCACCTGCTCCTCGCCATGGGCCGAAAGCCATTGGCGCGCCAGCCGGTCGCTCACCCCCAGTTCGCGCAGGCGGGCATAGACCGCGCCATGCCGCGCGCCCTCGCCATCATCCATGTCGAGAATGGCAAGCTGCGGGTTTTCCTTGATGCGGAACCGGATATCCGTGACCCCCCTGCCCTGCTTGCGGGTTTCGGGCGTGACGATGATATTGCTCGTGCGGTTCACCTCGTCGACCGCGGGCTTGATGACCTTGGCGTTGAGATGCTTGAAGCTTTCGTAATAGGCCGAGCCCTCGACCCCCATCAGCCGGCGGAACAGGTCGAGCGGCCACCACCCGGTCGATCCGGTGCGGATGAAGCGATAGCAATTCTCGTAAAGCGCCAGCGCATGCCCCGAGGTGAAGCGGCGCTGGATGTTCAGATTGATCAGCGCAAAGACCTTGGGGTCATGCAGCTTTTCCGCCAAGGCCGGGGAATAGGCATATTCGCAGATCCCGCCCTTGAGCTTGGCATAGCTCAGAAGGCTCGACACGCCCCATTCCTGCTGGCCCTTCTCATCGAGCATGTCCCATTCGGCGACCGTCTCGGCCAGGCCGCGCAGGGATTGCTTCAGCGTCTCCATGTCATTGCTGTTA
Encoded proteins:
- a CDS encoding Bug family tripartite tricarboxylate transporter substrate binding protein produces the protein MTKKAIGAGVASLMLLSVPAWADWSPERPLEFVVASGAGGGTDNFARTIQSVITRNDLIDQPIVVLNKGGGSGAEAFLYGKQNKADPNKVIFGTNNVYLLPHVAKLAYSVEDLQPVAALAMDEFLVWVKADAPYKTVTDLIEAAKAEPGKIPFGGSQSKDTDETLVALIEQQTGADFKYVPFNGGGEVGVQLAGGHVAANVNNPNENIGQWQAGAVRPLCVFAPERMAKSEPIHDNMGWHDIPTCKEQGLDIESYQMPRTVWLPADAPPEAVAFYEDALKAVFESSEWQEYLTKTSQSGKLLTGDELKDFIASSEEKTVEVFKAQGWSTE
- a CDS encoding 4-hydroxythreonine-4-phosphate dehydrogenase PdxA, translated to MRIALALGDAGGVGPELAAKLMAHPDLVDHEVIAIGAENVLRMGMEHGGVELDLKVISQDEIGRVEGARHVLVDLANCARDEITLGQSNPAAGRASLQNFAAALRLGKAGLVDAVMFTPFNKHSMRLARPEYVDEIGFIDAVLEAERSGREFNVLEEVWNARVTSHVPLRAVADRLSVERILSSIRLTAEVMAAAGKPGARIGVAALNPHAGDGRNFGDEDEDIIAPAVAQGAAEGFDVKGPIPSDTVFVRAIRGEFDAVLTMYHDQGQIAIKLLGFDRGVTLIAGYDFPIVTPAHGTAYDIAGQGRADLGATRAAARLGVDLARLNPRRNGAVTLAPDWATALVGS
- a CDS encoding GntR family transcriptional regulator, which translates into the protein MDLSNETVGALRVDKATLHDQVVARIRDLIVEGALTPGSRIDEAALIEQLGVSRTPFREALRTLAAEGLVEIRPTRGSLVRKLTPDEVFSMLEVLARLEQLAAELACKRATDAQIDRMMAIHAQMLDYYEKRERMPYFKLNQEFHRGIVSLSDNPVLVEIHGNLHARLKRIRFVGNRGPDFWADAVSEHEEMADALRARDGARLGEIAARHLLNTWTRVKDAVT
- a CDS encoding potassium channel family protein; the protein is MRILLSYLLLFRAIIQACRTPRVQALGLICMLIALLQALVFSLIEGWGLVDAFYFAVVSMATVGYGDLAPETRLGKLLAIGFLMIGIGVFVLTVSSIAQVILKHLEEGEARNDLIRRRSGRK
- a CDS encoding replication initiation protein, whose product is MDDIPREQLSGALRRGAVKKHVAAIHVSGKLTLLQRKLSNVLLLNAYDTLISRSRHQIDARTLCLMIGYNSNDMETLKQSLRGLAETVAEWDMLDEKGQQEWGVSSLLSYAKLKGGICEYAYSPALAEKLHDPKVFALINLNIQRRFTSGHALALYENCYRFIRTGSTGWWPLDLFRRLMGVEGSAYYESFKHLNAKVIKPAVDEVNRTSNIIVTPETRKQGRGVTDIRFRIKENPQLAILDMDDGEGARHGAVYARLRELGVSDRLARQWLSAHGEEQVQEKLDYVETRANVKSKVGYLTAALEGNFGAPEETAPPAILPNGRAERLRRILEVVKARTPTQRDADKRLFLAQLSDPRLREDFEKHGWMSPLASARIAVFWEEMSPGLLAGLDEG